The Luteibacter flocculans genomic interval TACCAGCGGGTGCCGTCCACCGGCCGCGGCCCGTCGCTCATCGCATTGGCGCGCTTGCCGTCATAGACGAAGACAAGATCCAGGTCCGAGGCGAAGCCCAACTCCTCGCCACCCAGGCTGCCGTATCCAAGCACGGCGAAGCCGCTTCCCTCGCCCGGCAGACGCCCGTGCTGTGCCGCCAACTCGCGCGTCGCAAGCGCGAGAATGGCGCCGATCACCGCCTCGGCCAGACCCGCCAGACGCCGCGCTGTGGCGGGCGCGTCGGCGCGCCCGTCGTTGAAGGCGAGGCCCAGACGGAAGGCGATGCTGGAGCGGAATTCGTTGATGCGCTCCAGCTCGCGCTCCGGGTCGCGCTCGTCGAGCGCGCCCAGCGTGCGTGCAATCTCCGCGGAAATGTCTGCGCGTTTCAGCGGCAGTTGGTCGATGCGCGGGTCGAGCACGTCGTCGAGCAACAGGGGCTGTGCGATCACCCGTTCGGCCAGGAAGGCGTTGTCGGCAAACACACTTGCGACGCGACGGCGTGCGTTGGGCTGCTCGTCCAGCAGTGCGAGGTACGACGACCGCCGCGCCACCGCCTGCACGAGCCGCAACAGGCGCAAGAGACTGGCCGCAGGCGCGACGCTGTCGCGAGCTGCACGGATCAGTTGTGGCATCAGCCGTTCGAGACGCTCGGACGAGCGCGCGGACATCGACCGTACCGCTGCCGCGCGCGGAAGCTTCGTCAGCTCGTCGGCAACATCGGCACCGGGTACGAAACCGGAAGCCTCCATCGTCTCGGCCGTCAGCGTTTCTTCGCGTGCCGCCAGCCACAGGGCGGTATCGGCAGCCGGCGCCGTGGCAGTACCGCCTGCCTCGGGCACGAGGACTGCCGCAAACTCGGCCGATACGGCATCGCGATGCGTCGCCAGTTGCGCTGCCAGTGCCTCCCAGGTGTCGTAGCCAAGCCCGAGCGCCAGGCGCTCGCGACACAGCGGATCGTCCGGGATATCGTGCGTCTGCGCATCGCGCAGCATCTGCACGCGATTCTCCAGCCGGCGCAGAAAAATGTAGGCACTGCGCAGGAGCTTCGCTCTCGCGGCGGGGATATACCCGCGTGCCTCGCAGGCCTGCAACGCAGGCAACAAGCCACGCACGCGCAGCGCCGGATCCCGGCCACCCCGGATCATCTGCGTGAGCTGCACCACGAACTCGATCTCGCGAATGCCGCCCGGCCCCAATTTCAAGTTACCGGCGAGATCCTTGCGAGCGACCTCCGCGTCGATCAGCGCCTTCATCTCGCGCAGCCCGGCGAACGCGGTGTAGTCGAGATAGCGGCGATAGACGAACGGACGGAGCATGTCCTGCAGCTCGCGGCCCGCCACGCGATCGCCCGCCACCGGGCGCGCCTTGATCCACGCGTAGCGCTCCCAGTCGCGGCCTTCGCGCTGGTAGTACTGCTCCATCGCCGCGAATGGCAGGGCCAGCCGACCGGCCTGCCCGAACGGACGCAGTCGCAGATCCACGCGCGCGCAGATACCGTCGACCGTCGGCTCGGCCAGCAGACGCACCAGTTGGCGCGCTTCGCGAATGAAATACTCGTTGTTGTCCAGCGGGCGGGCGCCGTCGGTCTGCCCTGCCGAGGCATAGGCCAGCACGAGGTCGATGTCCGACGAGAAATTCAGCTCGTTGCCGCCGAGCTTGCCGAAGCCGAGCACCACCATGCGCTGCGCAACGCCTGCCGGGTCACGCGGTCGCCCGAAGCGGGCATGCATCGCCGATTCCGACCAGCGCAGCGCCAGTTCGAGCAACGCTTCGTAGAGCGCGCTCGTGGAGGACAGCGTGTCGTCGATATCGTCCAGGCCGTTGACGTCGCGAAAGACGATCCGCAGCGCTTCGGCGTGCCGAAAGCGGCGCAGGACCGCCATGCAGGCTTCTTCGTCCGCGGGCAACTCGAGTGTCGCCGCACGGGTCGACGCATCGCCGTTCGCGCGCAGGCGCTCGAGCCCGGCCGGCGCCAGCAGACCCGGTTGGCGCCGGAGCACCTCGAAGGCGAAGTCGGACGCGAGCAAGGTGCGACGAATGCGCTCCTCCACGCCGGCATCGTCGTGAAGCGGGATGCGGGCAGCGCGGCAGGCCGCCATCACATCGGCGTAACGGGCATCGATGAGTGCGCGAATGTCGGAGCTTTCGCGCGGAGCTGGCGGCGAGGCATTCATGAGGCAGGCATTGTGCCTGAGCCGCGTTGCAACGCGCGCCACGGGGCGTAAGCGCTGTTGGGTCGCAGCAACGCGACGAACAAACGCCGTTCGCCTGACAACCGGTTCATGTCCGCTGCGTTACAGTCCCCATCCCCTTCAAGACAGGGGCGTGACACGAGGACGTTATGGCTTACGATTCAAAAACTTGGCGCGACATTGCAGCACGCGTAGCGCTGCCGCTCTGCCTGGCCGTGGCCTTCGTCCTCTACACGGGCTTTCTCGATGGGAATCCGGGCGTGTCGAGCGCGGAGTGGGCGGATCGCCCGTGGCACCTGTTCGTCAACGCGTTTCCCGGCCTGCTGCTGGCGGCGTTGCTCCTGGTGCTGACGCGCCGCGCCTGGCTGTCGTTCGGGCTCGCATTCATGGCACAAGGCGCCGTTCTTGCCGTCAGCGCCATCAAGATGAAGAACCTC includes:
- the glnE gene encoding bifunctional [glutamate--ammonia ligase]-adenylyl-L-tyrosine phosphorylase/[glutamate--ammonia-ligase] adenylyltransferase, encoding MNASPPAPRESSDIRALIDARYADVMAACRAARIPLHDDAGVEERIRRTLLASDFAFEVLRRQPGLLAPAGLERLRANGDASTRAATLELPADEEACMAVLRRFRHAEALRIVFRDVNGLDDIDDTLSSTSALYEALLELALRWSESAMHARFGRPRDPAGVAQRMVVLGFGKLGGNELNFSSDIDLVLAYASAGQTDGARPLDNNEYFIREARQLVRLLAEPTVDGICARVDLRLRPFGQAGRLALPFAAMEQYYQREGRDWERYAWIKARPVAGDRVAGRELQDMLRPFVYRRYLDYTAFAGLREMKALIDAEVARKDLAGNLKLGPGGIREIEFVVQLTQMIRGGRDPALRVRGLLPALQACEARGYIPAARAKLLRSAYIFLRRLENRVQMLRDAQTHDIPDDPLCRERLALGLGYDTWEALAAQLATHRDAVSAEFAAVLVPEAGGTATAPAADTALWLAAREETLTAETMEASGFVPGADVADELTKLPRAAAVRSMSARSSERLERLMPQLIRAARDSVAPAASLLRLLRLVQAVARRSSYLALLDEQPNARRRVASVFADNAFLAERVIAQPLLLDDVLDPRIDQLPLKRADISAEIARTLGALDERDPERELERINEFRSSIAFRLGLAFNDGRADAPATARRLAGLAEAVIGAILALATRELAAQHGRLPGEGSGFAVLGYGSLGGEELGFASDLDLVFVYDGKRANAMSDGPRPVDGTRWYQRLAQRVMHWLGVQTHAGKLYDVDTRLRPDGSKGLLVASVDAFEAYQRDRAWTWEHQALLRARPVAGDARLGGLLAGIRRDILGTPRDPERVRAEVSAMRARWRAERDRSDAARLDLKQGPGALIDIEFILQGMVLAYASAHPAILDTPASSSLIDVLREVGLFTEAQADTLHVAHADLLQMGLACTLDLRSRIATRTEALDTLCAGVQQVAVDLGFNFAGRADGAAPLGVDA